One Astatotilapia calliptera chromosome 1, fAstCal1.2, whole genome shotgun sequence DNA segment encodes these proteins:
- the dhodh gene encoding dihydroorotate dehydrogenase (quinone), mitochondrial gives MLGNTFNALYCEGKTASMAGLKKKLKEAVKVISSGSLLFASYLTVTGDERFYANQLMPLLQRIVGPETAHVLAVKMIGLGLVPLNRYQDPASLEVNVLGLKFKNPIGIAAGFDKHGEAVDGLYKLGFGFVEVGTVTPKPQEGNPKPRVFRLTADNAIINRYGFNSCGLAEVHTRLKAREETQQGRSKAGLPLGINLGKNKLSQDAGTDYLEGVKVLGPLADYLVVNVSSPNTPGLRDLQGKAELRQLLHTVQKERDALQEQRKPPVLVKIAPDLTAQDKQDIADVVTELGVDGLMVSNTTVSRPETLQDPNKSEVGGLSGEPLRDLSTTTVREMYNLTKGKIPIIGIGGVASGQDAMDKIRAGASLVQLYTALTYQGPPVVIKIKRELEQLLKDQGFSSVSEAVGADHRQSR, from the exons ATGTTAGGAAATACATTCAATGCCCTTTATTGCGAAGGCAAAACTGCGTCTATGGCGGGATTGAAG aaaaagttaaaagaaGCCGTGAAGGTCATCAGCTCAGGTAGCCTCCTGTTCGCTTCCTACCTCACTGTGACTGGAGATGAGCGTTTCTATGCCAACCAGCTAATGCCCCTGCTGCAGAGGATTGTGGGGCCTGAGACAGCCCATGTGCTGGCAGTGAAGATGATAGGTTTGGGTCTGGTACCTCTGAACCGTTACCAGGACCCTGCGTCATTG GAAGTCAACGTCCTTGGGTTAAAGTTCAAAAACCCGATTGGGATTGCGGCCGGCTTCGACAAGCACGGAGAAGCCGTTGATGGCTTGTACAAACTGGGCTTTGGCTTTGTTGAGGTGGGGACAGTTACTCCCAAACCTCAGGAGGGGAACCCGAAGCCACGCGTGTTTCGCCTCACTGCAGATAATGCAATAATCAACAG ATATGGATTCAACAGCTGTGGTCTGGCAGAAGTACACACGAGGCTGAAGGCCAGAGAAGAAACGCAGCAAGGGCGAAGTAAAG CTGGCCTTCCCCTCGGCATCAACCTGGGGAAGAACAAGCTGTCACAGGATGCGGGGACAGATTATCTGGAGGGCGTGAAAGTGCTGGGCCCGCTGGCCGACTACCTGGTGGTCAACGTTAGCAGCCCTAATACACCAGGTCTCCGGGATCTACAGGGCAAGGCTGAGCTTCGCCAGCTTCTGCACACA GTGCAGAAAGAACGTGATGCCCTGCAGGAACAGCGTAAACCTCCCGTCCTGGTGAAGATTGCTCCTGACCTAACTGCCCAAGACAAACAAGACATTGCTGATGTCGTCACTGAG ctgggagTGGATGGTTTAATGGTGTCTAACACCACTGTGTCAAGGCCAGAGACACTTCAGGACCCAAATAAGTCTGAGGTTGGAGGGCTGAGTGGAGAACCTCTCAGAGACCTCTCTACTACAACTGTCAGAGAGATGTACAACCTCACCAAAG gTAAAATACCAATTATTGGGATTGGCGGTGTTGCTAGTGGGCAGGATGCAATGGATAAGATCCGTGCTGGTGCATCATTGGTTCAGCTCTACACTGCTTTGACCTATCAGGGTCCACCTGTAGTGATAAAGATAAAGCGAGAACTGGAACAGCTTCTTAA AGATCAGGGTTTCAGCAGTGTGTCCGAGGCAGTTGGAGCTGATCACAGGCAGAGCAGATGA